The following proteins come from a genomic window of Ferrovibrio sp. MS7:
- a CDS encoding sensor histidine kinase, with translation MKIDLLTMNLVLLVQLVVQAAGWFALRRGVRDMPGVRNIMLGSAAAALGAILHAVREVSPGFLIICAANLMIIIAYATVMVGMMQLVGRPSLRWFAWLMVSVTAITWPLLLLLVPGNVSIRIVALTGFIGIITIVTALNMIPATNIRPALRWALVTLNLAHGGTSLLRAFHAQFLRPPDASWQLEPEQVLWVLSTIIYAGLHFIALVALVGSRLLDELTRRNEALANEVETRRQLQAQLSAALEKEGDLRREQRLFIDMVGHDFRTPVAVIDRAAEMLENLLPQAGQGVLQRLEAIRGAGRRLRRLMDTFLANEQLEGGLSAGRRIPVQLKPLLQELCRDVGAGNAERLSLSVAPGEDDLAALGDPDWIATICANLIDNALKYSAAGQPVALSLGRQGGVAIIGIADRGIGIPADDLAQLGERFFRGSNAGKARGTGLGLHAVRRLLEAQNGELRLQSKPGQGTFAEITLPVA, from the coding sequence ATGAAGATCGATCTGCTGACCATGAACCTGGTGCTGCTGGTGCAGCTTGTGGTTCAGGCCGCCGGCTGGTTCGCGCTGCGCCGTGGCGTGCGCGACATGCCGGGCGTGCGCAACATCATGCTCGGCTCTGCTGCTGCAGCGCTTGGGGCAATCCTGCATGCCGTGCGCGAAGTCTCGCCCGGCTTCCTGATCATCTGCGCCGCCAACCTGATGATCATCATCGCTTATGCCACGGTGATGGTCGGCATGATGCAACTGGTTGGGCGGCCCTCGCTGCGCTGGTTCGCCTGGCTCATGGTCAGCGTCACCGCCATCACCTGGCCACTGCTGCTGCTGCTGGTGCCCGGGAATGTTTCCATCCGCATTGTCGCGCTTACCGGCTTCATCGGCATCATCACCATCGTCACCGCCCTGAACATGATTCCGGCCACGAATATCCGGCCGGCCCTGCGCTGGGCGCTGGTGACGCTGAACCTGGCGCATGGCGGCACCTCGCTGCTGCGTGCCTTCCATGCCCAGTTCTTGCGCCCGCCGGATGCCTCCTGGCAATTGGAGCCGGAGCAGGTGCTGTGGGTGCTGAGCACCATCATCTATGCCGGGCTGCATTTCATCGCCCTGGTGGCGCTGGTCGGCAGCCGGCTGCTGGATGAACTCACCCGGCGCAACGAGGCCTTGGCGAACGAGGTGGAGACGCGGCGGCAATTGCAGGCGCAGCTCAGCGCGGCGCTGGAAAAGGAGGGCGATCTGCGCCGCGAGCAGCGCCTGTTCATCGACATGGTGGGGCATGATTTCCGCACCCCGGTGGCGGTGATCGACCGCGCCGCCGAGATGCTGGAAAACCTGCTGCCCCAGGCCGGTCAGGGCGTGCTGCAGCGGCTGGAGGCGATCCGAGGCGCCGGGCGGCGGCTGCGGCGGCTGATGGATACCTTCTTGGCCAATGAGCAGTTGGAAGGCGGCCTCAGTGCCGGTCGGCGCATACCGGTGCAGCTCAAACCCCTGCTGCAGGAGCTTTGCCGCGATGTCGGCGCCGGCAATGCCGAACGCCTGAGCTTGAGCGTGGCGCCGGGCGAGGATGACCTGGCGGCACTCGGCGACCCGGACTGGATCGCCACCATCTGCGCCAACCTGATCGACAATGCCCTGAAATACTCTGCCGCCGGGCAGCCGGTGGCGCTCAGCCTGGGGCGGCAGGGCGGCGTGGCCATTATCGGCATCGCCGACCGGGGCATCGGCATTCCGGCCGACGACCTGGCACAGCTTGGTGAACGCTTCTTTCGAGGTTCCAATGCTGGTAAGGCACGCGGCACCGGTTTGGGCCTGCATGCGGTGCGACGCCTGCTCGAAGCACAAAATGGCGAACTGAGGTTGCAGAGCAAGCCAGGCCAGGGCACCTTTGCCGAGATAACGCTACCCGTTGCCTGA
- a CDS encoding aspartate/glutamate racemase family protein, which yields MRTIGILGGMSAASTQIYYRELCNRTRERLGGLHSPELLIRSLDFAVIETLQMAGEWQQAGAILNREAKALQRGGADFLLLATNTMHKLADQMMQGVSIPLLHIADATAARIREAGLRRPGLMATAFTMEQEFYTGRLIAAGLTPLLPEAADRAETHRIIYDELCRDIVTAESQAAYIAIAERLVARGADSLILGCTEVGMLLHQGNVRVPVFDTTLVHCDTALEMALNK from the coding sequence ATGAGAACCATCGGCATCCTCGGCGGCATGTCCGCCGCCTCGACGCAGATCTACTACCGTGAACTCTGCAATCGCACGCGTGAACGCCTGGGCGGCCTGCATTCGCCGGAATTGCTGATCCGCTCGCTGGATTTCGCGGTGATCGAAACGTTGCAGATGGCCGGCGAATGGCAGCAGGCCGGCGCGATCCTGAACCGGGAAGCAAAAGCCTTGCAGCGCGGCGGCGCGGATTTCCTGCTGCTCGCCACCAACACCATGCACAAGCTGGCCGACCAGATGATGCAGGGCGTCTCAATCCCGCTGCTGCATATCGCGGATGCTACCGCCGCCCGTATCCGCGAAGCCGGCCTGCGCCGCCCAGGGCTGATGGCCACTGCCTTCACCATGGAGCAGGAATTCTACACCGGCCGCCTCATTGCCGCCGGCCTCACGCCGCTGCTCCCGGAAGCCGCCGACCGCGCCGAGACGCACCGCATCATCTACGATGAACTCTGCCGCGATATCGTGACGGCCGAGAGCCAGGCCGCCTATATCGCGATTGCTGAACGCCTGGTGGCGCGCGGCGCCGACAGCCTGATCCTCGGCTGCACCGAAGTCGGCATGCTGCTCCATCAGGGCAATGTGCGCGTGCCGGTGTTCGACACGACGCTGGTGCATTGCGACACCGCACTGGAGATGGCGCTGAACAAGTAA
- a CDS encoding sensor histidine kinase, translated as MMTLDLRTLLIVQAALMLIHGVAWAIVWRVQPKQPGLAVWTASIVLNGIGVVLLVLRDAVSPWLSSYVANVIFIYSAGLMQFAHADLLHRPRQTRLVYVSVAVVVLVWPVLLGFWPDERGYRTLLNTPLLAILAFGMSLTLWQSNLPQNMRAVFVSAWALHGFFSLGRGLTGIGDTVHEGVMDPSLSRLVWACENIVATIAASITFGVLLGLQLHRNVRQRNDQLVSELQQRADIQRQLDAALAQETALRREQHGFIARIANDFRNPLLHVIDRAEALTQNPAIANRAHAIVTAAQRLRTLIDTFLLDRQVSEHLAQQPQGEVELGTLLSDLAEQRQPPDRPGRIHLRLPETPVQVQANAAMLSLALANLIDNALKYSPLDQPVALSLSISGEEAEIRVADRGIGIPAQDLHGIGTRFFRAGNAATIPGTGLGLFSAARLIQWYGGRFTVHSQPGQGTIFTVYLPLPGARDEAQAADLHRSGNHAA; from the coding sequence ATGATGACGCTGGATCTGCGCACCCTGTTGATCGTGCAAGCGGCGCTGATGCTGATCCATGGCGTTGCCTGGGCGATCGTATGGCGGGTGCAGCCGAAGCAGCCGGGCCTGGCGGTGTGGACCGCCTCGATCGTGCTCAACGGTATCGGCGTGGTGCTGCTGGTGCTGCGCGACGCGGTCTCGCCATGGCTTTCCAGCTATGTCGCCAATGTCATCTTCATCTACTCTGCCGGGCTGATGCAGTTCGCCCATGCCGATCTGCTGCACCGCCCGCGCCAGACCAGGCTGGTCTATGTCAGTGTCGCGGTAGTGGTGCTGGTATGGCCGGTGCTGCTCGGCTTCTGGCCCGATGAGCGCGGCTACCGCACCCTGCTGAACACGCCCTTGCTCGCCATCCTGGCCTTTGGCATGTCGCTGACCTTGTGGCAGTCCAACCTGCCGCAGAATATGCGTGCGGTTTTCGTCAGCGCCTGGGCGTTGCATGGCTTCTTCAGCCTCGGGCGCGGCCTTACCGGCATCGGCGACACGGTGCATGAAGGTGTCATGGATCCCTCGCTCAGCCGCCTGGTCTGGGCCTGCGAGAATATCGTTGCCACCATCGCCGCCAGCATCACCTTCGGTGTGCTGCTCGGATTGCAGTTGCACAGGAATGTGCGCCAGCGTAACGACCAGTTGGTCAGCGAATTGCAGCAGCGCGCCGATATCCAGCGCCAGCTCGATGCCGCACTGGCGCAGGAAACGGCGTTGCGGCGCGAACAGCATGGCTTCATCGCCCGTATCGCCAATGATTTCCGCAATCCGCTGCTGCATGTGATCGACCGCGCCGAGGCGCTGACACAGAACCCGGCGATTGCCAACCGCGCCCATGCCATTGTCACGGCGGCGCAGCGCCTGCGCACCCTGATCGACACTTTCCTGCTTGACCGCCAAGTCAGCGAACATCTGGCGCAGCAGCCGCAGGGCGAAGTCGAGCTTGGCACCCTGCTCAGCGACCTTGCTGAACAGCGCCAGCCGCCGGATCGTCCGGGCCGCATCCATCTGCGCCTGCCGGAAACCCCGGTACAGGTGCAGGCCAATGCCGCGATGCTGTCATTGGCGCTGGCCAATCTGATCGACAACGCGCTGAAATACTCTCCCCTGGATCAGCCGGTGGCGCTCAGCCTTTCGATCAGCGGCGAGGAAGCCGAAATCCGCGTCGCCGATCGCGGCATCGGCATTCCGGCGCAGGATCTGCACGGCATCGGCACGCGTTTCTTCCGTGCCGGCAATGCCGCCACCATTCCCGGCACGGGACTCGGCCTGTTCAGCGCCGCGCGCCTGATCCAGTGGTATGGCGGGCGTTTCACGGTACACAGCCAGCCCGGCCAGGGCACCATCTTCACGGTCTATCTGCCGCTGCCAGGTGCTCGCGATGAAGCCCAGGCCGCGGATCTGCACAGGAGCGGAAACCATGCTGCTTGA
- a CDS encoding response regulator transcription factor codes for MVTRVEAASPPQTRVVVVEDEPSLRVDLVDFLLAHGYSVTGIGDATGFRNHIAWHGVPDLVLLDVNLPDGNGFDLARELRQDSDCGIVMLTMRSSADDRVEGLESGADAYLVKHASLREIEATIRSVLRRLEQTRASAEGGAGEAGEAAAHGEAGWQFQPMQWQLTAPNAASVRLTGSEVAFLSALIERAGKACPRDEIARVLSRPSLRAEDRSIDALVRRLRRKIEEASGGEAPIKMVYGIGYSFSAPVAVKEG; via the coding sequence ATGGTTACCCGCGTCGAAGCCGCTTCCCCCCCCCAGACCCGCGTCGTCGTCGTCGAAGACGAACCGTCGCTGCGCGTCGATCTGGTGGACTTCCTGCTGGCGCATGGCTACAGCGTCACCGGCATCGGCGATGCCACCGGTTTCCGCAACCATATCGCCTGGCACGGTGTGCCTGATCTGGTGCTGCTCGACGTCAACCTGCCCGATGGCAACGGTTTCGATCTGGCGCGCGAACTGCGCCAGGATTCCGATTGCGGCATCGTGATGCTCACCATGCGCTCCAGTGCCGATGATCGCGTCGAGGGCCTGGAAAGCGGCGCCGATGCCTATCTGGTGAAGCATGCCAGCTTGCGCGAGATCGAGGCGACGATCCGCTCGGTGCTGCGCCGCCTGGAACAGACCCGCGCCAGCGCTGAAGGTGGCGCCGGCGAGGCCGGCGAGGCAGCCGCCCATGGCGAAGCCGGCTGGCAGTTCCAGCCGATGCAATGGCAGCTCACCGCCCCCAATGCCGCCAGCGTGCGGCTGACCGGCAGCGAAGTCGCCTTCCTCTCGGCGCTGATCGAGCGCGCCGGCAAGGCTTGCCCGCGCGATGAAATCGCCCGCGTGCTGTCGCGGCCCAGCCTGCGCGCCGAAGACCGCTCGATCGATGCCCTGGTGCGTCGCCTGCGCCGCAAGATCGAGGAAGCCTCGGGCGGCGAAGCCCCGATCAAGATGGTCTACGGCATCGGCTACAGCTTCTCCGCCCCCGTGGCGGTAAAGGAAGGCTGA
- a CDS encoding sensor histidine kinase yields MLDVRTLIFTTFVLAIGVCLAWLPVWLGQRHLPGVRTWLLTTVCAGVGLVLLALRGVVDGWLSVIVGNVLAVHGQVLMIFAFADVLGRPRPLRLGYSITGIVVVLWPILWFGWPDELGLRQAIYALLVLTIYCAMAWMLLRDRTLPYLQRLPGIAYAIFHACVLLLHGISGALLSQGADYLRGTAINIFWAFENTISVIAFTVSFAVLLGARLTADLQRRNLVLAEEIDAQRGLQGQLRSALDTEAGLRREQQRFITRVSQDFDEPLRGIVRNAERLGDVPQPLQATIAPRLEAIGSAARRLRMLIDTFLLDHRIQGGMGDMRRDPVDLGVLLTDLLREHGRPGGRPGAEWRLKLALPDGAVTARGDAAMLAVVFGNLIDNALKYSPADAVVEVSLSRDHDEAVVIVQDRGIGIPERDLGAIGRRFFRAGNTANVPGTGLGLFSAARLIQFHGGRFLVDSVPEQGTRITVHLPLHDATAVAA; encoded by the coding sequence ATGCTTGATGTCCGCACCCTGATTTTCACTACCTTTGTCCTCGCCATCGGCGTTTGCCTTGCCTGGCTGCCGGTCTGGTTGGGACAACGGCATTTGCCGGGTGTGCGTACCTGGTTGCTGACCACGGTCTGTGCCGGCGTCGGCCTGGTGCTGCTGGCCTTGCGCGGCGTGGTCGATGGCTGGTTGTCGGTGATTGTCGGCAATGTACTGGCGGTGCATGGCCAGGTGCTGATGATTTTCGCCTTCGCCGATGTGCTTGGCCGGCCGCGTCCGTTGCGCCTCGGCTATAGTATCACCGGCATCGTGGTGGTGCTGTGGCCGATCCTGTGGTTCGGCTGGCCGGACGAACTGGGCCTGCGCCAGGCGATTTATGCCCTGTTGGTGCTGACGATCTACTGCGCCATGGCATGGATGCTGCTGCGCGACCGCACGCTGCCCTATCTGCAGCGCCTGCCCGGTATCGCCTATGCGATTTTCCATGCCTGCGTGCTGCTGCTGCATGGCATCAGCGGGGCACTGCTCAGCCAGGGCGCCGATTATCTGCGCGGCACGGCCATCAATATCTTCTGGGCGTTCGAGAATACCATCTCGGTGATCGCCTTTACCGTCAGCTTTGCGGTGCTGCTTGGTGCCCGCCTCACCGCCGACCTGCAGCGCCGCAATCTGGTCCTGGCCGAAGAGATAGATGCCCAGCGCGGCCTGCAGGGTCAGCTCCGCTCGGCGCTGGATACCGAGGCCGGCCTGCGCCGCGAGCAGCAGCGTTTCATCACCCGCGTCAGCCAGGATTTCGACGAGCCGCTGCGTGGCATTGTGCGCAATGCCGAACGGCTCGGCGATGTGCCGCAGCCGCTGCAGGCGACCATTGCCCCTCGCCTCGAGGCCATTGGCAGCGCGGCGCGGCGGCTGCGCATGCTGATCGACACCTTTCTGCTCGACCACCGCATTCAGGGCGGCATGGGCGACATGCGCCGCGATCCGGTGGATCTGGGCGTCCTGCTCACCGATCTGCTGCGCGAACATGGCCGGCCCGGCGGGCGGCCCGGCGCGGAATGGCGGCTGAAGCTGGCACTGCCCGATGGCGCGGTGACGGCGCGCGGCGATGCCGCCATGCTGGCGGTGGTGTTCGGCAACCTGATCGACAATGCGCTGAAATACTCTCCCGCCGATGCGGTGGTGGAGGTCAGCCTCAGCCGCGATCATGACGAAGCCGTGGTGATCGTGCAGGATCGCGGCATCGGCATTCCCGAACGCGATCTCGGCGCCATCGGGCGGCGCTTCTTCCGCGCCGGCAACACCGCCAATGTGCCCGGCACCGGCCTCGGGTTGTTCAGCGCGGCGCGGCTGATCCAGTTCCATGGCGGTCGTTTTCTGGTCGATTCCGTGCCCGAACAGGGCACGCGCATCACCGTGCATCTGCCGCTGCACGACGCCACCGCGGTGGCAGCCTGA
- a CDS encoding sensor histidine kinase, with product MLDTRTILFVTSLLAAAASLSWVMIWLAHPRLPGLRPWTGGIVLIAAGLVLVALRGMISDWLSVVLANTLVILGQSFTIFAIADLLRQPRPRLLLYGLSLLTLLLWSFLWITRPDDIGIRIVFYALFAGVQFLCVAWLILVDTSFGWRARGPVLVLAVLHAIALAIRGVYGALTPDGTSYLIGNFFNVFWSFEHTIALFVYSVVFAMLFGIRLTRDQQNQNQALTEIIATQRMLQVQLRGALSREASMRREQQQFVTRMGQELDRPLRAIAGHAEALRAAPAEFRERIMPRLDAIGGANARLKLLIRTFLLERRIRSGIAEMRHDAVDLKVLLHDLLRDHSRPGGRPNAEQRLRFAAPELPVMAHGDAAMLAIVFGNLVDNALKYSAADAAVDVRLHRERDEAVVTVQDRGIGIPASDLAAIGQRFYRAGNAAKVQGTGLGLFSAARLIQFHGGRFLVSSEPDKGTQVTVHLPLQQGA from the coding sequence ATGCTGGATACCCGCACCATATTATTCGTCACCAGCCTGCTGGCCGCGGCTGCCAGCCTGTCCTGGGTGATGATATGGCTGGCGCATCCAAGGCTGCCTGGCCTGCGGCCCTGGACCGGCGGCATCGTGCTGATCGCCGCCGGCCTGGTGCTGGTGGCGTTGCGCGGCATGATCAGCGATTGGCTCTCCGTGGTGCTGGCCAACACGCTGGTGATCCTGGGCCAGAGCTTCACCATCTTCGCCATTGCCGACCTGCTGCGCCAGCCCAGGCCGCGCCTGCTGCTCTATGGCCTGTCGCTGCTGACCCTGCTGCTATGGTCGTTTCTCTGGATCACGCGACCCGACGATATCGGCATCCGCATCGTGTTCTACGCGCTGTTCGCCGGCGTTCAGTTTCTGTGCGTCGCCTGGCTGATCCTGGTTGATACCAGCTTTGGGTGGCGCGCGCGCGGCCCGGTGCTGGTGCTGGCGGTGCTCCATGCGATAGCGCTGGCAATACGCGGCGTCTATGGCGCCCTGACGCCGGACGGCACCTCCTACCTGATCGGCAATTTCTTCAACGTATTCTGGTCGTTTGAGCATACCATCGCGCTGTTCGTCTATTCGGTGGTGTTCGCGATGCTGTTCGGCATCCGCCTGACCCGGGACCAGCAGAACCAGAATCAGGCACTGACCGAGATCATCGCCACCCAGCGCATGCTGCAGGTGCAGTTGCGCGGTGCCTTGAGCCGCGAAGCCAGCATGCGGCGCGAGCAGCAGCAATTCGTCACCCGCATGGGGCAGGAATTGGACCGCCCGCTGCGCGCCATCGCCGGCCATGCCGAGGCTTTGCGCGCGGCACCGGCAGAATTCCGCGAGCGTATCATGCCGCGCCTCGATGCCATCGGCGGCGCCAATGCGCGGCTTAAGCTGCTGATCCGTACCTTCCTGCTCGAGCGCCGTATCCGCAGCGGCATTGCCGAGATGCGCCACGATGCCGTGGACCTGAAAGTGCTGCTGCATGACCTGCTGCGCGATCATAGCCGGCCCGGCGGGCGGCCCAATGCCGAGCAGCGGCTGCGCTTCGCAGCGCCCGAGCTGCCGGTGATGGCCCATGGCGATGCCGCCATGCTGGCCATCGTGTTCGGCAACCTGGTGGATAATGCGCTGAAATACTCGGCCGCCGATGCAGCGGTGGATGTGCGCCTGCACCGCGAGCGTGACGAGGCGGTGGTGACGGTGCAGGATCGCGGCATCGGCATCCCGGCCAGCGACCTTGCCGCCATCGGCCAGCGTTTCTATCGCGCCGGCAATGCCGCCAAGGTGCAGGGCACGGGCCTGGGGCTGTTCAGCGCGGCGCGGCTGATCCAGTTCCATGGCGGCCGTTTCCTGGTTTCCTCCGAGCCTGACAAGGGCACGCAGGTCACCGTGCATCTGCCGTTGCAGCAGGGGGCATGA
- a CDS encoding pentapeptide repeat-containing protein codes for MALEPAGNAAQNQNPNIRSFLKAAAAHARFTSNLPAGQRIVMRMIDLSGLSGLNLDLRSAILTGCTLTDAMLRGSRCDAANLQGVDFSRADLSGCSFVRTDMRGVNLSNARLNDAILRDADLRPGKILRLVNGREESEERPTNMSNTQIERADFSGADLSGALLKLSSAGNATFPRSNLFAANLAGADLSGADFSGAKLREANLVGAQVVGAKFTGADLSGANLRNVDLSKCNLDGADLSGAVRRRPNSELPDWLQPLIDAHSVWINTNGASGTRLDLGGRSLIGLDLSAFDLRAAMLRGADLHNVQLAEADLTLADISEANLNGANLDGAVLDGANLAGSVLTKVKARGTRFLAVPLRDPAGRPTGRNWPANLSRANFSEADLRGCRFGDARREGMMLAGANTTGSDI; via the coding sequence ATGGCGTTAGAACCGGCGGGCAATGCTGCCCAGAATCAGAATCCGAATATCCGCTCCTTCCTGAAGGCGGCGGCGGCGCATGCGCGCTTCACCTCCAATCTGCCGGCCGGCCAGCGCATCGTCATGCGCATGATCGATCTTTCCGGCCTCTCTGGGCTTAACCTCGATCTGCGCAGCGCCATCCTCACCGGCTGCACCCTCACCGATGCCATGCTGCGCGGCTCGCGCTGCGATGCCGCCAATCTGCAGGGCGTCGATTTCAGCCGCGCCGATCTCTCCGGTTGCAGCTTCGTGCGCACCGACATGCGCGGCGTCAACCTCAGCAATGCCCGGCTCAACGATGCCATCCTGCGCGATGCCGATCTGCGCCCGGGCAAGATCCTGCGCCTGGTGAATGGCCGCGAGGAATCAGAGGAACGGCCGACCAACATGAGCAACACCCAGATCGAGCGCGCCGATTTTTCCGGCGCCGATCTTTCCGGTGCGCTGCTCAAACTGTCATCCGCCGGCAACGCTACCTTCCCGCGCTCCAATCTCTTCGCCGCCAATCTCGCCGGTGCCGATCTCTCAGGCGCGGATTTCTCCGGCGCCAAGCTGCGCGAGGCCAATCTGGTCGGTGCCCAGGTGGTGGGGGCGAAATTCACCGGCGCCGATCTTTCCGGCGCCAACCTGCGCAATGTCGATCTCTCGAAATGCAACCTCGACGGCGCCGATCTTTCCGGCGCGGTGCGCCGCCGCCCGAACAGCGAATTGCCCGACTGGCTGCAGCCGCTGATCGATGCCCATAGTGTGTGGATCAACACCAACGGCGCCAGCGGTACCCGGCTCGATCTCGGCGGCCGCTCGCTGATCGGCCTCGATCTCTCCGCCTTCGATCTGCGCGCCGCCATGCTGCGCGGCGCCGACCTGCATAATGTGCAGCTCGCCGAAGCCGACCTGACGCTGGCCGATATTTCGGAAGCCAACCTGAATGGCGCCAACCTGGATGGCGCGGTGCTGGATGGCGCCAACCTGGCCGGCTCGGTGCTGACCAAGGTCAAGGCGCGCGGCACCCGCTTCCTGGCGGTGCCGCTGCGCGATCCCGCCGGCCGGCCGACGGGCCGCAACTGGCCGGCCAACCTGAGCCGGGCCAATTTCAGCGAGGCCGACCTGCGCGGCTGCCGCTTCGGCGATGCCCGCCGTGAAGGCATGATGCTGGCGGGCGCCAACACCACCGGCTCGGACATCTAG
- a CDS encoding sensor histidine kinase has product MLLDQKTLAVVLAAVLLLQGIGWLLIWRNQPHTPGVKISFISSLLFVPGLLLLSLRGEVSVWLSDVLANYLGVGGLVLTLFAVADMADRPRPWRIGVGLYAINLVAWPLYALLVPGHVGWIGAIGAVLGMGIALACAREAWGAQQAPKVIRGLIAALNLFHAAFSAFRFIDGLEEILTGSSLVPAGIRSVFYLEFILYAAFFFIGIVALLGSRLAYALVQQNEMLLREADQRRQLQAELAAALAEESAARREQRHFLDMVSHEFRTPLAIMDRAAEMIGITLSAKPEAAPQLGEVAAMRNEGQRLRLMIDAFLAQERLQSGLGEPRRESFDLADQLDEWHVGLDEQQAARIDLDLPQHCLVQGDPDLTRIAIASLVDAALHGVGPQAVPLKLVLHQSVTAAGETTAELILEGNAPATDGESLSEITARRLLEAQGGELLSGTAAGPGRLAVLRLPCRVPEQTG; this is encoded by the coding sequence ATGCTGCTTGATCAAAAGACGCTCGCGGTGGTGCTGGCGGCGGTGCTGCTGCTGCAGGGCATCGGCTGGCTGCTGATCTGGCGCAACCAGCCGCATACGCCGGGGGTGAAAATCTCCTTCATCTCCTCGCTGCTGTTCGTGCCCGGCCTGCTGCTGCTCAGCCTGCGCGGCGAGGTCAGTGTCTGGCTCAGCGATGTGCTGGCGAATTATCTCGGCGTCGGCGGCCTGGTGCTGACGCTGTTCGCGGTTGCCGATATGGCCGACCGGCCGCGGCCCTGGCGTATCGGCGTCGGGCTTTATGCGATCAACCTGGTCGCCTGGCCGCTCTATGCCCTGCTTGTGCCGGGCCATGTGGGCTGGATCGGCGCCATCGGTGCCGTGCTGGGCATGGGTATCGCGCTGGCCTGTGCGCGGGAGGCCTGGGGTGCGCAGCAGGCGCCGAAGGTGATACGCGGCCTGATCGCGGCGCTCAACCTGTTCCATGCCGCCTTCTCCGCCTTCCGCTTCATCGATGGCCTGGAGGAAATCCTCACCGGCAGCAGCCTGGTGCCGGCCGGCATCCGCAGCGTCTTCTACCTGGAATTCATCCTCTACGCCGCCTTCTTCTTCATCGGCATCGTCGCCCTGCTCGGCAGTCGCCTGGCCTATGCCCTGGTGCAGCAGAACGAGATGCTACTGCGCGAGGCCGACCAGCGCCGGCAGTTGCAGGCGGAACTGGCCGCTGCCTTGGCCGAGGAAAGTGCGGCGCGGCGCGAGCAGCGGCATTTCCTTGACATGGTGAGCCATGAATTCCGCACGCCGCTGGCGATCATGGACCGCGCCGCCGAGATGATCGGCATCACACTGTCGGCCAAGCCGGAAGCGGCGCCGCAGCTTGGCGAAGTGGCGGCGATGCGCAACGAGGGCCAGCGTCTGCGGCTGATGATCGATGCCTTCCTGGCGCAGGAAAGGCTGCAAAGCGGGCTCGGCGAACCGCGCCGCGAAAGCTTCGATCTCGCCGATCAGCTTGATGAATGGCATGTCGGCCTGGACGAGCAGCAGGCCGCCCGGATCGATCTCGACCTGCCGCAGCATTGCCTGGTGCAGGGCGATCCCGATCTCACCCGCATTGCCATTGCCAGTCTGGTGGATGCGGCTTTGCATGGCGTCGGGCCGCAGGCGGTGCCGCTCAAGCTGGTGCTGCACCAGAGCGTGACAGCGGCGGGCGAGACGACGGCTGAACTGATCCTCGAAGGCAATGCCCCGGCAACCGATGGCGAATCTTTAAGCGAGATCACCGCGCGCCGGCTGCTGGAAGCACAAGGCGGCGAATTGCTCAGCGGTACCGCTGCCGGGCCGGGCCGCCTTGCCGTGCTGCGGCTGCCCTGCCGGGTACCGGAACAGACCGGCTAA